The Gouania willdenowi chromosome 5, fGouWil2.1, whole genome shotgun sequence sequence ATTTTAGTTCTTGCAGACAGTGCTTGACTGTGATAGaattatttttaagaaaaacatttaatgcAGTTTTCAGCAGAGAATAGTCTGTGCAATTCATGGATCAGCATTGGTCAGTTGTAAGGGAATAGATAAAGTGTATGTAACCAATGTGGAGTAAGGTATCGGTAAAACTAATTTGAAAAGGTTTaattgttacaatgttaaaatGCTGTGGAGAGTTCATGATTTATACCTGTAAaaattcaacacacacacagtaaggGTTGTAGTTTccacaggaaaaaaatattttattacacttatatattgtatatcaacATGTATAGACAAATATGTACATCAAACATCTTTCATGTAGGTCCCAAAATACAAATCTCAAGTACCTCTTTCAATATAAAACTAGTCCTCTGGTAAAACTATTACATTCACTTCTTTCCTCCTGATGCCTCGGGCTCCAGTATTTATACGCAGTACAGAGAAATAACAAACATCTGATACTTATCagcttttcaaagtaaaaggcAACAGTAAGCACAAACACCGGGTTTGACTTAAGAAGATTGTGAGCATGCAGAGCATGTCCCGCACAGCGCTACAGTATGTACACACACCGTCCACACTCTGCCCTTTCCTTCCTCTGTCTATCAGGCTGGATGGACTGTGAATAACAGGTATCAAAAATAGAAATGTACAGGAGGTTTTTGAACAATAATTCCACACAATTCTTCTCAACTGTTTCTTTACCTCTGTGAGCATCTGGCGGCTGTTTTCCTCATCATCCTGGGTGCACCGCTGAGGAAAAGCTTGTATCATATGGTGATGGTCATACTAGTGTTTGGTTGGTAGGGCATTACGGTGGATATAGTTGTGAACAAAAGACATAGGCAGCAAAACTTTGGGTGACACGAATCTCAACACTTGGTGCAAGAGTTACAAGATGGCTTACCTCTATCACAACAGCTACAAGTGGGATGCATCAGTGTAATCAGCAATTACACTTTAACAGCAGCATCTAAAACAATGATCTCTTTACATTCAACCAAAtacatacatgtgtgtgtgcttgcagaGCAGGTCTAGATTTTTATGATACATCTGTACTGAGGGACACCGCTGACCATTAAACATTCAACCAGAGTGCCCTCCTGAGGTCAATCAAAGCTGCTCCCACAAGTCTTTCCACTTCCCACTTGACGTCCACGTTGAGGATGAGAGGAGATGAATGACTGCTGAACAGCTTACTTGTGTTTCCTAACATACAGCGAACTCTGCCTCGAGGTATGAGAGCAGAAGAATCTCTTGGCTTGTTCTTCTAACTCTTAGTCTTTGGTTTCTAGGTTGAGGAGTGGTACCTGCTTTAGTGCCTGAAGAAGGGCAGGGGAGTCCATGGGGGTCTGGGATATGGCTGGAGTTGGAGAACCTCCTCTGGGAGACAACCCTAGTGGAGGTGGCCTTTCACTGGACATGACAGGAGATGACGCCCCCATGCCAGAGTACAGCATGGGCACAGAACCTGGGTACCAGCATTTCTCCAGCATTGGCAGGTATGCTGCAGCCGAGGGTGGAATGAGGTAGAAAGGCATGCAGAGGGAGTGGGGAGGTGGAGGAGGGGGTGGATGGCTGGGGGATACACTCATGTAACTCCCATAACCGCTAGAGGACGATGAGGTTGATGACTCTCCGCCCGAGAGCATCTCATCTTCGGATGACTCCACGCGGGAACGCTTGTGGCTGGGCCGGCTGTCCTCctgcttgatgctggagctCTGGCGATCATTCAGAGGTCGCTTCAGCTGGCCCTCCTGGCTGTAATATTCTGGACACCCCTGCTGTTTTCTGGATTCAGTTTTCTCCAGCTCTCCCCCATAGCCGCTGTCTGTGTCAGTATCACTGCCACTCTGCTCACTACTTGGTGGGGCGTAAGCTCGCTGAATAACTGGCACACAGTTCCTGCC is a genomic window containing:
- the LOC114463193 gene encoding class E basic helix-loop-helix protein 40-like isoform X3, which translates into the protein MCTGKMDYPMYVYKPRRGMKRGEESKETYKLPHRLIEKKRRDRINECIAQLKDLLPEHLKLTTLGHLEKAVVLELTLKHVKALTSLLEQQQQKIVALQNGMQIEQPEVSQEKSEELFRSGFHMCAKEILQYLANHESDRDFTPSHVSNHLHKVAAEVLPSPVRPRTPLSPQPEEMPTYHQPQAHNEMPPSLPPKPREGYGRNCVPVIQRAYAPPSSEQSGSDTDTDSGYGGELEKTESRKQQGCPEYYSQEGQLKRPLNDRQSSSIKQEDSRPSHKRSRVESSEDEMLSGGESSTSSSSSGYGSYMSVSPSHPPPPPPPHSLCMPFYLIPPSAAAYLPMLEKCWYPGSVPMLYSGMGASSPVMSSERPPPLGLSPRGGSPTPAISQTPMDSPALLQALKQVPLLNLETKD